The following proteins are encoded in a genomic region of bacterium:
- a CDS encoding DUF456 family protein, with product MLTFLTWLLFGSVLILALPLQLLGLPGTWLLLAGAALFRWATGPAWLEYHTLIVLLIMAVTGEFLEFFTAIRGARSGPEVRGGVAASIVGALAGGLLGAPVLFGLGAIPGMAVGAWCAVFIVALGGGHDRADAARAALGALTGRLKGTVAKMMVAATMVAVIITSLIM from the coding sequence TTGCTGACCTTCCTCACCTGGCTTCTCTTCGGGAGCGTCCTCATCCTGGCGCTCCCGCTTCAGTTGCTGGGCCTGCCCGGGACCTGGCTGCTGCTGGCCGGCGCCGCCTTGTTCCGGTGGGCGACCGGTCCCGCATGGCTGGAATATCACACCCTCATCGTCCTGCTCATCATGGCCGTCACCGGGGAGTTCCTGGAGTTTTTCACCGCCATCAGGGGTGCCAGGTCCGGACCCGAGGTCAGGGGCGGTGTCGCGGCATCCATCGTGGGCGCTCTCGCGGGCGGTCTGCTCGGAGCCCCGGTCCTTTTCGGTCTCGGGGCCATCCCGGGAATGGCCGTCGGGGCCTGGTGCGCGGTTTTTATCGTGGCGTTGGGGGGAGGACACGACCGCGCTGATGCCGCCCGGGCGGCCCTGGGAGCGCTGACGGGGAGGCTCAAGGGCACGGTTGCCAAGATGATGGTCGCGGCCACCATGGTTGCGGTCATCATCACTTCGCTGATAATGTGA
- the recJ gene encoding single-stranded-DNA-specific exonuclease RecJ, translating into MTVDQKKWEVRQQDPEKARALADALGTTPLVGQLLMNRGFEDVEMARGFLNSHLGDLADPYLLYDMDKAVQRIVDAMDREEKVLVYGDYDVDGVTATSLILLFLRDLGFSTYYYIPNRVEEGYGVNLESLRKFGEQGISLVITVDCGISSVDEIAFAGSLGMDVIVTDHHEPPGTLPEAAALINPLLTDCSFPYKSLAGVGLAFYLVAGLRKGLRDRGFFEGREEPSLVDYLDLVAVGTIADIVPLTGLNRILVRAGLEQINLNPRLGIRTLLDVCGVTPGQVDSSAVAYRLAPKINAAGRLSDASACVRLLTTDSREDADRLAGYLDVENVERQRIEEKIYSEAVDQILAGGTLDGRRSIVLSSPDWHPGVVGIVASRLMERYYRPTVLLCLENGVLKGSARGIPKLHLFQGLSQCRDLLLEFGGHKYAAGVKLDPEKIDEFRERFEEVVREMVPKDGFIPVMTLDAETRLDELGLFEVQQFHGLSPFGAGNPEPVVLLKAVQVVDPRIVGGDHLSFNVKQNGAIVNAIAFRQAHEMERLSGLMDLAVVPEVQTWKGVTRVKMRVKGMRPSGSAGAKIEERSPN; encoded by the coding sequence ATGACTGTCGACCAAAAAAAATGGGAGGTAAGGCAGCAGGATCCGGAAAAGGCCCGGGCCCTTGCGGATGCTCTTGGCACAACCCCCCTGGTGGGACAGCTCCTCATGAACCGCGGGTTTGAAGATGTGGAGATGGCCCGCGGGTTTCTTAACTCCCACCTGGGGGATCTCGCGGATCCGTACCTCCTTTATGATATGGACAAGGCCGTCCAGAGGATCGTGGATGCCATGGACCGGGAAGAGAAAGTCCTGGTTTACGGAGACTACGACGTGGACGGGGTTACGGCCACTTCCCTCATCCTTCTTTTTCTCAGGGACCTCGGTTTTTCCACGTACTATTACATCCCCAACCGGGTGGAGGAGGGGTATGGTGTCAACCTGGAGAGCCTAAGAAAGTTCGGAGAGCAGGGGATAAGCCTCGTTATCACCGTGGACTGCGGCATCTCTTCGGTCGATGAGATCGCCTTCGCCGGCTCCCTGGGGATGGACGTCATCGTGACGGATCACCACGAACCTCCGGGTACCCTTCCCGAGGCGGCAGCGCTCATCAACCCGTTGCTTACCGACTGCTCTTTCCCCTACAAGTCCCTGGCGGGCGTCGGCCTTGCTTTCTACCTGGTGGCCGGTCTGCGTAAAGGGCTCCGGGACAGGGGCTTTTTCGAGGGCAGGGAGGAACCGTCCCTTGTGGACTACCTCGACCTCGTGGCAGTGGGGACCATAGCGGATATCGTGCCCCTGACCGGTCTCAACCGTATCCTCGTCCGGGCCGGGCTCGAGCAGATCAACCTCAACCCCCGGCTGGGGATCAGGACTCTGCTGGACGTGTGCGGTGTCACTCCGGGACAGGTCGACTCCTCCGCGGTGGCCTACCGGCTGGCCCCCAAGATCAACGCGGCCGGCAGGCTGTCGGATGCTTCCGCCTGTGTACGGCTCTTGACGACAGACAGCAGGGAGGACGCTGACCGCCTGGCCGGCTACCTTGACGTGGAAAACGTGGAGCGCCAGCGTATCGAGGAAAAGATCTACTCGGAGGCGGTGGACCAGATCCTGGCCGGCGGGACGCTGGATGGCAGGCGGAGCATCGTGCTCAGCTCGCCGGACTGGCATCCCGGAGTCGTGGGTATCGTGGCGTCACGGCTCATGGAGAGGTATTACAGGCCCACTGTGCTCCTGTGCCTGGAAAACGGGGTGCTGAAAGGTTCGGCCCGCGGGATCCCGAAATTACATCTCTTCCAGGGACTTTCCCAGTGCCGGGACCTGCTCCTGGAGTTCGGCGGTCACAAGTACGCGGCCGGGGTCAAGCTGGACCCGGAGAAGATCGATGAATTCAGGGAGCGGTTCGAGGAGGTTGTCCGGGAAATGGTGCCGAAAGACGGGTTCATCCCGGTCATGACCCTCGACGCCGAGACCCGCCTTGACGAACTCGGTCTGTTCGAAGTGCAGCAGTTCCATGGCCTCTCTCCCTTCGGGGCCGGGAACCCGGAGCCCGTGGTTCTGCTCAAGGCGGTCCAGGTCGTCGATCCCCGTATCGTGGGCGGGGATCACCTCAGCTTCAACGTGAAGCAGAACGGCGCCATCGTGAATGCCATCGCTTTCCGCCAGGCCCACGAGATGGAAAGGCTCTCCGGGCTGATGGACCTGGCGGTGGTCCCCGAGGTCCAGACATGGAAGGGAGTCACCAGGGTCAAGATGAGGGTCAAGGGGATGAGACCGAGCGGCAGCGCCGGCGCGAAGATCGAGGAACGAAGTCCGAATTAG